The Solidesulfovibrio sp. region GCACGCAGCCCAGGACCACGGCCAGGTTGAGGATAAACCCCAACCCCAGCACCAGGGCCATGCCGTAGGCCGTGAACCGGTCGCGCAGGTCGTCCTGGGCCAGGGCCACCTTGAAGGAACGCCACAGCAGGATGCCGATGCAGATAAAGACGATGGAGATGCCGATAAAGCCCAGTTCCTCGCCGAGCACGGCCATGATGAAGTCGTTGTGGGCCTCGGGCAGGTAGAAGAGCTTCTGCTTGCCGGCGCCGAAACCCGCCCCGGAGATGCCGCCCGAGCCGAAGGCGTAGAAGGACTGGACGAGCTGGTAGCCGACGTTTTGCGGGTCCTTGAACGGGTCGAGAAAGGCGAACCAGCGCTTGAAGCGGTAGGGCGAGGAGGCGATGAGAAGCCCCATGGCCCCGATGCCGAACATCATGGACACGGCCAGGTAGGTCAGCCGCGTGCCGCCGACCAGGCTCATGAGGAAAAAAAGCATGCCCAGAAAGACCGCGCCGCCGAAATCGGGCTGCAACAGGAGGATGAGCCCCAAAAAGCCGGTGACCATGACCGGCGGGATGAACCCCACGGAAAACGACCGGATGAGTTTCTGCTTCTGGCTGAAAAAATAGGCCAGGTACATGACCAGCACCACCTTGGCCAGCTCCATGGGCTGCAAGGTGGCCGGCCCCAGGTGCATCCAACGCCGCGCCCCGCCGGCCTTGACGGAAAAGGGCGGCACGAGCGTCAGGACGAGCAGGCCGATGACGGCGAACAGCCACAGGTAGACCGGGCCGTGGAGGATTTTTCGCGGCATGTAGGCGCACAGGGTCATGAGCCCCAGGCTCACGAAGGCGAACAGGGCCTGACGCTGGAAGAAATAGTAGCGGTTGCCGTTTAAGCGCTCGGCCATGACCCCGCTCGAGGAAAAGACCATGACCAGCCCCAGGCCGGCCAGCAGCAGGGCCGCGCTCAAAAGCCACAGGTCGAACTGACCGGCCTGCTTGGTTTCGGCCGTGGCCACGCGCACCTTGCTCATGCCGTCTCCCCCGCCTGGCTGTCGGTTTTCTGGGGCAGGCCGGCGAACGCCCGCTGAAAATCGCGTCCCCGGGCCTTGTAGCCGTCGTAGAGGTCGAAGCTGGCCGTGGCCGGGGACAGGAGCAGCACGTCCCCGGGCCGGGAGGCGGCGAAAAGCCGGGTCATGGCCGCTTCCAGGGTCGGTTCGTAAAAAAGCGGCAGTTGCCCGGCCCAGGCCGCCTCGAAGACCTCGCGGCTGGCGCCGAACAGGCCGACCCCGGCCACTTTCTCCCGCAACAGGGGCAAAAGCGCCGCCAGGTCGCCGCCCTTGAACACGCCGCCACACAGCAGGCGCACCGGGCGCTCGAAGCTGCGGATGGCCGCCTCCATGGCCGCCACGGTGGTGGCCTTGGAATCGTCCACGAACAGCACCCCGCCCTTCTCGCCGATGACCTGCAAGCGGTGCGGGGCCGGCACGAAGGTGTCGCAGGCGGCCTTGGCGATCGGTTCGGTCACGCCGAACGGCGCGGCGGCCAGGAAGGCGGCTTCCATGTCGTGGCGGTTGTGGGCGCCGATCAGCCGCCGGCAGGTGAAGCGGCCCGTGGCCGTAAACCAGGTGGTTTGGGCCTTGGTGAAGGCGCGCCCGGCCAGGGTCTGGCGCAGTTCCTCGGGCACGATGGCCAGGTCGTCGGGGCGCTGGGCGGCGAATATCCTGAGCTTGGCGTCCAGGTATTCGTCCAGGGTCTCGTGCCAGTCCAGGTGGTTGGGGGCGAAATTCAAAAGCACGGCCACGCGGGGGCGAAAGGTGCGCGTCAGCTGCAACTGGAAGCTCGACACCTCGAGGACCACCACGTCGGCGGTGTCGCCGGAAAGGACGTACTCGGACAGGGGCGTGCCGATGTTGCCGCCGGTGAAGACCTTGTTGCCGGCCGCTTCGAGCAGATGGCTTATGAGCATGACCGTGGTGGTCTTGCCGTTGGAGCCGGTGACCGCGACCATGGGCTCGGCCACGAACCAGGAGGCCAGCTCCAGTTCGGACAGGACCTGCGCGC contains the following coding sequences:
- the ftsW gene encoding putative lipid II flippase FtsW, whose amino-acid sequence is MSKVRVATAETKQAGQFDLWLLSAALLLAGLGLVMVFSSSGVMAERLNGNRYYFFQRQALFAFVSLGLMTLCAYMPRKILHGPVYLWLFAVIGLLVLTLVPPFSVKAGGARRWMHLGPATLQPMELAKVVLVMYLAYFFSQKQKLIRSFSVGFIPPVMVTGFLGLILLLQPDFGGAVFLGMLFFLMSLVGGTRLTYLAVSMMFGIGAMGLLIASSPYRFKRWFAFLDPFKDPQNVGYQLVQSFYAFGSGGISGAGFGAGKQKLFYLPEAHNDFIMAVLGEELGFIGISIVFICIGILLWRSFKVALAQDDLRDRFTAYGMALVLGLGFILNLAVVLGCVPPKGVAMPFLSYGGSNLLSCFLCVGILLNLSRSVRT
- the murD gene encoding UDP-N-acetylmuramoyl-L-alanine--D-glutamate ligase, with translation MSDMLHSDQLRGHQCVVVGAGASGRSAARLLSRLGASVRFLEKNPKAASDDFREEAATAGYDLRLGGHGPADFAGADMVVLSPGIRAAGLADCLAACPGAQVLSELELASWFVAEPMVAVTGSNGKTTTVMLISHLLEAAGNKVFTGGNIGTPLSEYVLSGDTADVVVLEVSSFQLQLTRTFRPRVAVLLNFAPNHLDWHETLDEYLDAKLRIFAAQRPDDLAIVPEELRQTLAGRAFTKAQTTWFTATGRFTCRRLIGAHNRHDMEAAFLAAAPFGVTEPIAKAACDTFVPAPHRLQVIGEKGGVLFVDDSKATTVAAMEAAIRSFERPVRLLCGGVFKGGDLAALLPLLREKVAGVGLFGASREVFEAAWAGQLPLFYEPTLEAAMTRLFAASRPGDVLLLSPATASFDLYDGYKARGRDFQRAFAGLPQKTDSQAGETA